The segment CACTACCTCGCGGCTCTCGATCGCGAACTCGACACCGATCCGACCGACACCGATTCGCCGTTCTGACGAGAAACCAGCACTCGCGCGCGACCACGGCTAGATGATCAGATTTCTACGGTTTCTCGTGATCGCCAACAGGTTCGAGTACGTAGCGGTTCCCGAGGGCGAGCTGTTGGTGCGGCACACGCTCCTCGTAGAGGGAACGACGGCGTGCGGTACCGCCGGCTGTGTGCCACCCGTCAACTTCACCTGGGGCTCGAGTTAGCGCGAGACCAGTGGCGGCGATTTCTCGTTCGAACTCGAGGCGATCTACACCGTTCCGCTGACGCTGGAGTCGATGCTGCCGATCCAGATCTGGCTCCAGCTCGGAGGAGCCCCGTCCCAGGGCAGCGGTTCGATTACCTACAACGGTTTTTGGGGTGCAAGCGCGGGGGATGGACCGGTTCCACCGCCGGAACCCCAAGCGAGCTCTCCTGCGATCGTGACTTCAGCCACTCTGCTGATTGTCACCGCGCCGGTTCCCGAGCCTGCGATCAGCGGCCTCATGCTGATCGGAGTCGCCGCGATCCTCAGTCGTCGATTCGGGCGGCGGTAATCCGCTTCAAGCGCTCGGGATCCCTGCGGAGCTGGATCGTGCGGCCGCGGTGGACGTAGACCAGGCCTGGCTTGGCGCCCTTGGGCTTGGAGATGTCCTTGCATTCGGCCACGTGCACAGGGGCCCGGGTGGCGTTCTTCTGCTTGGAGAACTGGACGGCCAACTCGGCGGCCTCCAGCAGCGCCTCCTGGGGCGGCTCCCCCTTCTCGACACGAAGGATCACGTGGCTGCCCGGAGAACCTTCGAGGTGGAAGAAGAGATCCCGTCCTCGGGCGAGTCGCGTCGTCAACATGTCGTTTCCGGAATCGTTCTTGCCAACCCAG is part of the bacterium genome and harbors:
- a CDS encoding PEP-CTERM sorting domain-containing protein (PEP-CTERM proteins occur, often in large numbers, in the proteomes of bacteria that also encode an exosortase, a predicted intramembrane cysteine proteinase. The presence of a PEP-CTERM domain at a protein's C-terminus predicts cleavage within the sorting domain, followed by covalent anchoring to some some component of the (usually Gram-negative) cell surface. Many PEP-CTERM proteins exhibit an unusual sequence composition that includes large numbers of potential glycosylation sites. Expression of one such protein has been shown restore the ability of a bacterium to form floc, a type of biofilm.); amino-acid sequence: MLPIQIWLQLGGAPSQGSGSITYNGFWGASAGDGPVPPPEPQASSPAIVTSATLLIVTAPVPEPAISGLMLIGVAAILSRRFGRR